CCGGCGCTGCATGCTGATTAGCGAAAGCGGCGGGGATTCTGTCTCAGCCTGGCCCGCATTATTTTGCAGGAAGATCAATTTTGGGTGGGGCAGTTGCTGTGAAGTGTTGCGGCAATGCACTCAACGAACTTTGATAACGACAAACGTGCTGTCGTCATCTTGCGGACGACCCTCGCTCCACTCGTCGCCGAGGCGAATGAGTGCGGTGATGATTTGTTCGGCTGACTGGTGCGCCAGCGCCGGCAAGGCTGCGAAAATCCGCTCGTAATCCAGCATCTCGTCGCGCGGATTGAAGCGTTCGGGCAAGCCATCGCTCAACATCACGACGACATCATCCGCCGCCAGCGTCAATTACCGCTGCTGGTATTGATACTTTGTCATCCCGCCCAGCGGCAACGCCCGCATCACGACCTCTTCCACGAAACCAGTCTGCGCGCGATAGATCAACACAGACGGCATTCCGGCAATGCTCACGCTCATCTGATTGCCGTTCACTTTGACCATCGTCATCGCCATAAACAGTCCGCGCAATTTCATCTCTTTCAGCACCGCGCTGATGCGATGGAAGATGTGCGAGATGTCGGGATGATAGGCCAGCGAAACGAACAGGCTCTTGACCGAAGACACCAGCGTACCCGCTTTCAACCCGTGTCCCGTCGCATCGCCCACCGCAATCGTCAGCGTACCGTCTTCGCCCAGGTGAAAGTCGTAGTAATCGCCGCCCACTTCTGAAGCGGTTTTCATATACGCGGCGATGTCGAGGTGCGGCAGGCTCGGCAATTTCTTCGGCAGCATCGAAAGCTGCAATTGACGGACTTCTTCCAGTTCGGCAGCGCGGCGTTCGTTTTCGGCTTTGACTTTCTCGTGTCCCAGCGCGGCGGCGGAGAGTTGTTTGACCTGTACAAGCTGGGCTTCAAGGTTTTCGTTGGTGCGGGCGTATTCGCGCGCCAGATAGAGCGAAAGGGCGAGGATCATTCCGAAACTGCCAATGGCCCACACCAGCATGACAGGATTGACGATGCTCCCTTGTACCAGCGTCAAAGAGAAAAGCAGAACACCTATGCCAACAATCCTTGCGCCCGGGAGTTGTCGCCGGATCGTGCCGACCATAATTCGGAACATCTCAAGCACAAGCACGACACTAAAGA
This window of the Acidobacteriota bacterium genome carries:
- a CDS encoding SpoIIE family protein phosphatase; translated protein: MTLAADDVVVMLSDGLPERFNPRDEMLDYERIFAALPALAHQSAEQIITALIRLGDEWSEGRPQDDDSTFVVIKVR
- a CDS encoding SpoIIE family protein phosphatase translates to SEAPGRRPAVEIIGLADQQGRVRQAAPPHETRRARLLRERESEVWAVGYGVSPFPFGYIAAEATAFLAFGILHLLLFAFFARHGSNLFYGLFLLGVGINDCLSIIFLSAHYGLTAYYLFGWGLAITGYGAPISLIAFLYSAFKPGLPRWMWLFLAGGLLVTLWENVWPVKFWATAGTLFSVVLVLEMFRIMVGTIRRQLPGARIVGIGVLLFSLTLVQGSIVNPVMLVWAIGSFGMILALSLYLAREYARTNENLEAQLVQVKQLSAAALGHEKVKAENERRAAELEEVRQLQLSMLPKKLPSLPHLDIAAYMKTASEVGGDYYDFHLGEDGTLTIAVGDATGHGLKAGTLVSSVKSLFVSLAYHPDISHIFHRISAVLKEMKLRGLFMAMTMVKVNGNQMSVSIAGMPSVLIYRAQTGFVEEVVMRALPLGGMTKYQYQQR